A genomic window from Cloacibacillus evryensis DSM 19522 includes:
- a CDS encoding CoA transferase subunit A, with protein MREITCSKLCSFNEAMELIKDGDRIFISGFGNAGDPKQLIKALVETDKKELTIISNDLGSPNIGLGQLLTKKKIKGLIGTYYNWNTEVADAYNAGEITVELVPQGSFAEGIRAAGVGSAGFYTKTAVGTELAKGKDTKEFNGETYLLQEAITGDVALICADKADELGNLVYHKTARNFNPVMAMAAKTVIAEVGEIVPAGALDPESIVTPHIFVDAIVLRSC; from the coding sequence ATGCGGGAGATAACATGTTCAAAACTTTGTTCGTTTAACGAAGCGATGGAGCTGATAAAAGACGGGGATAGAATTTTTATCAGCGGTTTCGGCAATGCCGGCGACCCGAAACAGCTCATCAAGGCGCTCGTGGAGACCGACAAAAAAGAGCTTACGATTATAAGCAACGACCTTGGTTCGCCCAACATCGGGCTCGGGCAGCTGTTGACCAAAAAGAAGATAAAAGGACTTATCGGCACATACTACAACTGGAACACCGAAGTAGCCGACGCCTACAACGCCGGTGAAATCACGGTAGAACTCGTGCCGCAGGGCTCATTCGCCGAAGGCATCAGGGCGGCCGGCGTAGGAAGCGCCGGCTTTTATACCAAGACGGCCGTAGGAACTGAGCTCGCTAAAGGCAAAGACACCAAAGAATTTAACGGAGAGACATATCTGCTTCAGGAGGCGATTACCGGCGACGTCGCCCTAATATGCGCGGACAAGGCTGACGAACTGGGAAACCTCGTCTACCATAAAACTGCCAGAAATTTCAACCCTGTGATGGCAATGGCCGCAAAAACTGTAATAGCCGAAGTTGGAGAAATCGTGCCGGCCGGAGCGCTGGACCCTGAAAGCATCGTGACGCCGCATATTTTCGTGGACGCGATCGTACTGAGGAGCTGTTAG
- a CDS encoding FeoA family protein, translated as MMPLMMADTRMAYGIKRIGGEGTQRQFIEGLGFVPGAEVVIISKNADNLIVSIKGSRVAINRDVALKIMV; from the coding sequence ATGATGCCTTTAATGATGGCCGATACGAGGATGGCCTACGGGATCAAAAGGATAGGCGGAGAGGGCACTCAGAGACAGTTCATTGAGGGGCTCGGTTTTGTTCCCGGAGCCGAAGTCGTGATCATATCAAAAAATGCGGACAACCTTATTGTCAGCATAAAGGGCTCAAGAGTAGCGATAAACAGAGACGTGGCCCTTAAAATAATGGTTTGA
- a CDS encoding FeoA family protein, with protein sequence MRTLKEAKPGESVSVVKVHGAGALRRRLLDMGITKGSRIDILKAAPLGDPIEVTIRGYELSLRKSEGEMVEVEPII encoded by the coding sequence ATGAGAACTCTGAAAGAGGCGAAACCGGGCGAGTCCGTCAGCGTTGTGAAGGTACACGGAGCCGGCGCTTTGCGGCGCCGCCTGCTTGACATGGGCATTACGAAGGGAAGCCGCATCGACATATTGAAGGCGGCCCCGCTCGGAGACCCGATCGAGGTTACTATACGCGGATATGAACTTTCTCTGAGGAAGTCGGAGGGAGAGATGGTCGAGGTAGAACCTATCATTTAA
- a CDS encoding chromate transporter — MTLLLRLFYEFFKVGLFAVGGGLATLPFLYSLSARSGWFTPTDIADMIAVAESTPGAIGVNMATFAGYMSAGISGAAVATAGLVLPSIIVILLIANLLDNFQERPVVKDAFYGLRPASIALIAASGMNVVAVTLLDLEKFKATGGPADLFAWKAILLGLILFAAQKRLKWSPVVFIAISAAVGVIFNFSA; from the coding sequence ATGACCCTCCTGCTGCGGCTCTTCTATGAATTTTTCAAGGTCGGCCTCTTCGCCGTCGGCGGCGGCCTGGCGACGCTGCCATTCCTCTATTCTCTCTCCGCCAGGAGCGGCTGGTTCACGCCGACCGACATCGCGGATATGATCGCCGTCGCGGAATCCACCCCCGGGGCGATCGGGGTAAACATGGCGACCTTCGCCGGATATATGAGCGCGGGGATCTCCGGAGCGGCCGTCGCGACGGCGGGGCTCGTGCTGCCGTCGATAATCGTGATACTGCTGATCGCGAACCTGCTGGACAACTTTCAGGAACGCCCCGTCGTCAAGGACGCCTTTTACGGGCTGCGCCCCGCCTCGATCGCGCTGATCGCCGCCTCGGGAATGAATGTCGTCGCCGTGACCCTGCTCGACCTCGAAAAGTTTAAGGCGACCGGCGGTCCAGCGGATCTTTTCGCCTGGAAGGCGATCCTCTTAGGCCTCATTCTTTTCGCGGCGCAGAAGAGGCTGAAGTGGAGCCCGGTGGTATTTATCGCAATATCGGCGGCTGTCGGGGTCATCTTTAATTTCAGCGCATAG
- a CDS encoding FeoB-associated Cys-rich membrane protein, producing the protein MIATIVISILLFAAVIAILMKINKDRREGKSSCGCGGSCGSCSGSTICHPPKKDNK; encoded by the coding sequence ATGATTGCCACAATAGTGATAAGCATACTTCTTTTCGCGGCGGTGATCGCGATACTGATGAAAATCAACAAGGACCGGCGCGAGGGCAAAAGCTCCTGCGGCTGCGGCGGAAGCTGCGGCAGCTGCTCTGGATCGACCATCTGCCACCCGCCGAAGAAAGACAACAAATAA
- a CDS encoding short-chain fatty acid transporter, with translation MQKITKFFVRLVQNILPDAYILAVLLTFVVFGAGVVVMGKSPFDMISLWGNGYPSLFVFAMQMVLVLLTGYVLALTPVMEKVVDKLVAIPKTPKSAMGLTAIVGLVSCYFNWGFGMVIGAIVAKAMGRKIKGIHFPLLVAASYGGELVRGPSSSIPLVSATPGNFMTELGIDIVPVTETLYSPWNIILTILIAAALFTYYCTVKAPDDEIIEYKEPLEEAVIAKKEKSAMTFAERLENTYILNILIALFPLTYLVVNFNKLGFNLNLNLVILIFMTLGLLFHSTPMQYLQAVARAITATKGIIVQFPLYAGISSMMVGSGMVESLSLWFVNIATPTTFPMITFLAAGLVNIFVPSGGGQWAIQGPVMLKAASAMGASIPQTVMAFAWGDGWTNQIQPFWALPLLGVVGLSARDIMGYCVIWTIVSGIIICGVFTVLTFI, from the coding sequence ATGCAGAAAATAACCAAATTTTTTGTCCGTCTCGTGCAAAACATATTGCCGGACGCATACATTTTAGCAGTATTGCTTACCTTCGTAGTCTTTGGCGCGGGCGTAGTAGTGATGGGAAAAAGCCCTTTTGATATGATTTCCTTATGGGGCAACGGGTATCCATCTCTCTTCGTCTTTGCGATGCAGATGGTCCTTGTGCTGCTTACCGGATACGTGCTTGCATTGACTCCGGTTATGGAAAAAGTCGTCGATAAGCTGGTGGCGATCCCCAAGACGCCGAAATCCGCAATGGGACTGACCGCGATCGTCGGGCTCGTTTCATGTTACTTCAATTGGGGGTTCGGAATGGTGATAGGTGCCATCGTCGCCAAGGCAATGGGACGCAAGATCAAAGGCATCCACTTTCCGCTTCTTGTCGCGGCTTCTTATGGCGGCGAACTGGTGCGCGGCCCTTCATCTTCTATTCCCCTCGTCTCCGCCACACCAGGCAATTTTATGACCGAGCTTGGGATAGACATCGTTCCAGTAACTGAAACACTCTATTCCCCGTGGAATATCATTCTTACGATACTCATAGCCGCGGCACTTTTCACCTATTATTGTACGGTAAAGGCACCCGACGACGAAATCATCGAGTATAAAGAGCCCCTGGAAGAGGCTGTTATCGCTAAAAAAGAAAAGAGCGCGATGACTTTTGCAGAAAGACTTGAGAACACCTATATACTTAACATTTTGATCGCCCTATTCCCGCTTACCTACCTAGTGGTCAATTTTAACAAGCTGGGATTCAACCTCAACCTGAACCTCGTCATATTGATCTTTATGACCTTGGGGCTCCTATTTCACAGCACTCCGATGCAATACCTCCAGGCTGTAGCCAGAGCGATTACGGCGACAAAAGGAATAATTGTCCAGTTTCCATTATACGCGGGGATATCAAGCATGATGGTCGGATCAGGTATGGTTGAAAGCCTGTCCCTGTGGTTCGTAAATATTGCTACCCCGACTACATTCCCAATGATCACATTCCTAGCGGCCGGGCTCGTCAATATATTTGTTCCCTCCGGCGGCGGGCAGTGGGCCATACAGGGGCCTGTCATGTTGAAGGCGGCGTCCGCGATGGGCGCGAGCATTCCGCAGACGGTCATGGCCTTTGCGTGGGGCGACGGCTGGACAAACCAGATCCAGCCCTTCTGGGCCCTGCCGTTACTGGGCGTCGTCGGACTCAGTGCAAGAGACATAATGGGATACTGTGTGATATGGACAATAGTGTCGGGGATCATTATCTGCGGGGTATTTACGGTCCTTACCTTTATCTAA
- a CDS encoding 3-oxoacid CoA-transferase subunit B, translating into MFTFTEEEAKARIAKYIAREFDEMSEEHDLFVNLGVGIPTMVADYTASKRVFLQAENGMLGVGPVADEAHIDPLLINAGRAKVTETTGCSYMDSADSFGMIRGGHVDATVIGAFEVDEEGNVANWIIPNGKMLGVGGAMDLVSGAKKVYIAMQHVSKKGKSKLVHACSLPITGYSAVDTVVTEYAVFKFENGQMVLTAKAKEVSFDELKSVTEANYSVAPDLIDMAD; encoded by the coding sequence ATGTTTACCTTCACAGAAGAAGAGGCAAAAGCCAGAATAGCTAAATACATCGCCAGAGAGTTCGACGAAATGAGCGAAGAACACGACCTGTTTGTAAATCTCGGCGTCGGCATCCCCACGATGGTGGCCGATTACACCGCGAGCAAACGCGTCTTTCTGCAGGCGGAAAATGGCATGCTCGGCGTGGGGCCGGTCGCCGACGAAGCCCATATCGACCCGCTGCTGATAAACGCTGGGCGCGCAAAGGTAACGGAGACAACAGGGTGCAGCTATATGGACAGCGCGGATTCCTTCGGCATGATCCGCGGCGGCCATGTCGACGCCACCGTCATCGGAGCCTTTGAAGTTGACGAAGAAGGCAACGTCGCCAACTGGATCATCCCCAACGGCAAAATGCTCGGCGTAGGCGGTGCGATGGACCTCGTATCAGGCGCCAAGAAGGTCTATATCGCGATGCAGCACGTATCCAAAAAAGGAAAGAGCAAGCTGGTACACGCATGTTCGCTTCCAATAACCGGATACAGCGCGGTTGATACCGTCGTCACGGAATACGCCGTCTTCAAATTCGAAAATGGACAAATGGTCTTGACGGCCAAAGCGAAAGAAGTATCTTTTGATGAGCTGAAATCTGTTACCGAAGCAAATTACAGCGTTGCACCCGATTTAATCGATATGGCAGATTAA
- the feoB gene encoding ferrous iron transport protein B: MIKKIALAGNPNSGKTTLFNALTGANQSVGNWPGVTVEKKEGVLRGKKDVRIIDLPGIYSLSPYSPEERVARNYLRDETPDAIINIIDGSNLERNLYLTTQLTELSIPVVAAVNMIDVVKKRGESIDCAKLSKKLGIPVVEISALKGTGLDALVKKAYVAAEEKTVPVVKRIFQGSVEKALAEIELAFADTLPADRIRWYSIKLFEGDPDVMAELKDNVRGIETANAVRERCETEFDDDAESIITSERYAYISALIKESHKRQNESLLTMTDKIDAVVTNRVMALPIFAAIIFAVYYISVTTVGAFVTDWTNDVLFGEIIPPAAEGILAALNVADWLQSLVLDGIIAGVGAVLGFVPQMLVLFALLAVLEYSGYMARVAFILDRIFRRFGLSGKSFIPMIVATGCGVPGIMASRTIENEHDRRMTIMTATFMPCGAKLPIIALIAGALFDGTWWVAPSAYFVGIASIIISGLILKKTALFAGESAPFVMELPDYHMPSLFNVLSSMWERGWSFIKKAGTIILLSTIFVWFTSSFGYADGRVVMVEDLSDGFLAAIGRSIAWIFAPLGWGTWQSAVAAFTGLVAKENVVGTFGILFGFAEVSEEGEEIWQQLAAHYTPLAAYSFMLFNLLCAPCFAAMGAIKREMNSTKWTCLAIGYQTGYAYAVAFVAYQLGLVALEGKPFTAWTAIAAAVLLAAIYLLVRPQKKDSAAIDGRVRAADIS, translated from the coding sequence ATGATCAAAAAAATTGCTCTCGCTGGGAACCCCAACAGCGGCAAGACGACTTTATTCAACGCTCTCACCGGCGCCAACCAATCGGTCGGCAACTGGCCTGGCGTTACGGTTGAAAAAAAGGAGGGCGTCCTTCGCGGTAAGAAAGACGTGAGGATCATCGACCTTCCAGGCATATACTCCCTCTCTCCCTACAGCCCCGAGGAGCGCGTCGCCAGGAATTACCTGCGGGACGAGACGCCTGACGCGATAATCAACATCATCGACGGCAGTAATCTCGAACGTAATCTCTACCTGACGACGCAGCTCACGGAGCTATCGATCCCGGTCGTGGCGGCGGTCAATATGATCGACGTCGTAAAGAAGAGGGGCGAATCGATAGATTGCGCCAAGCTTTCAAAAAAGCTCGGCATTCCCGTAGTGGAGATCTCCGCGCTGAAGGGGACGGGGCTTGACGCGCTCGTCAAAAAGGCATACGTCGCCGCGGAGGAGAAGACGGTCCCGGTGGTAAAAAGGATATTCCAGGGCTCCGTCGAGAAGGCCCTCGCCGAGATAGAGCTGGCTTTCGCGGATACTCTGCCGGCAGACCGCATCCGCTGGTACTCCATCAAACTATTCGAGGGGGACCCCGACGTAATGGCGGAGCTGAAGGACAACGTCCGCGGCATCGAGACGGCAAACGCCGTCAGAGAGCGCTGCGAGACGGAATTTGACGACGACGCCGAGAGCATCATCACCAGTGAAAGATACGCCTATATCAGCGCGTTGATAAAGGAATCGCACAAGAGGCAGAACGAATCGCTCCTCACAATGACGGACAAGATAGACGCCGTCGTGACAAACCGCGTGATGGCGTTGCCGATATTCGCGGCGATCATCTTCGCCGTTTACTACATCTCGGTGACGACGGTGGGCGCTTTCGTGACAGACTGGACGAACGACGTCCTCTTCGGCGAGATCATCCCGCCGGCGGCTGAGGGAATCCTCGCGGCGCTGAATGTCGCGGATTGGCTCCAAAGCCTGGTCCTTGACGGGATCATCGCCGGCGTCGGCGCGGTCCTCGGCTTCGTGCCGCAGATGTTGGTCCTCTTCGCGCTGCTGGCGGTCCTTGAATATTCCGGGTATATGGCGCGCGTCGCCTTCATCCTCGACAGGATATTCCGCCGCTTCGGCCTCTCCGGGAAGTCGTTCATCCCGATGATCGTCGCCACCGGCTGCGGCGTCCCCGGCATCATGGCTTCGCGCACGATAGAAAACGAACACGACCGCCGGATGACGATAATGACGGCGACCTTCATGCCCTGCGGCGCAAAGCTGCCGATCATCGCCCTCATCGCGGGAGCGCTGTTCGACGGTACCTGGTGGGTCGCTCCGAGTGCCTATTTCGTCGGCATCGCCTCGATAATCATCTCAGGGCTGATCCTGAAAAAGACGGCCCTCTTCGCGGGAGAGAGCGCGCCCTTCGTCATGGAGCTGCCGGATTACCACATGCCCTCTCTCTTCAACGTTCTCAGCAGCATGTGGGAGCGCGGATGGAGCTTCATTAAAAAGGCGGGAACGATAATCCTGCTCTCAACTATATTTGTCTGGTTCACTTCAAGTTTCGGCTACGCCGACGGCCGCGTCGTGATGGTAGAAGACCTCTCGGACGGCTTCCTCGCCGCTATCGGGCGTTCGATAGCCTGGATATTCGCGCCGCTCGGCTGGGGCACCTGGCAGTCCGCCGTCGCCGCCTTTACTGGGCTTGTCGCTAAGGAAAACGTCGTCGGCACCTTCGGAATCCTCTTCGGCTTTGCCGAAGTATCGGAAGAGGGCGAAGAGATCTGGCAGCAGCTCGCGGCCCACTACACACCGCTCGCGGCTTACTCCTTCATGCTCTTCAACCTTCTCTGCGCCCCCTGCTTCGCGGCAATGGGAGCGATCAAGCGCGAGATGAACAGTACGAAGTGGACCTGCCTCGCGATAGGATACCAGACCGGTTATGCCTATGCGGTGGCCTTCGTCGCCTACCAGCTCGGCCTTGTCGCCCTGGAGGGCAAACCGTTTACGGCGTGGACGGCGATCGCCGCGGCGGTCCTGCTGGCAGCCATCTACCTGCTGGTGCGCCCGCAAAAAAAAGACTCGGCGGCAATTGACGGAAGAGTGCGCGCCGCCGATATAAGTTAG
- a CDS encoding chromate transporter: MKNLLQLYLIFLKIGSVTFGGGLAMYPILSYEFIEKRGWITEAELTDYYAVGQCTPGIIAVNVSTFVGNKRGGLPGGIVATLGFVTAPLLLLIAIAASLRSFAQVPAVRSAFAGIRVCVCVLIVNAVLRLWKNSVVDRTTLLLFAAVFAVSAGSPYMPFSVSPALIVLASLLFGIAWRRRMGGKR, translated from the coding sequence ATGAAAAACCTTTTGCAGCTTTATCTCATATTTTTGAAGATCGGCAGCGTCACCTTCGGCGGCGGGCTCGCCATGTATCCCATTCTGTCTTATGAATTTATTGAAAAGCGCGGCTGGATAACTGAGGCCGAGCTGACGGATTACTATGCCGTCGGGCAATGCACGCCGGGGATCATCGCCGTCAATGTCTCGACCTTCGTGGGGAACAAAAGGGGCGGGCTGCCGGGAGGGATCGTCGCCACGCTCGGCTTCGTCACCGCGCCGCTTTTGCTGCTGATCGCTATCGCCGCCTCGCTGCGCAGCTTCGCGCAGGTCCCCGCCGTTCGCAGTGCCTTTGCCGGTATTCGCGTCTGCGTCTGCGTCCTGATCGTAAACGCCGTGCTGCGGCTCTGGAAAAACTCCGTCGTCGACCGTACCACGCTGCTGTTATTCGCGGCGGTCTTTGCCGTCAGCGCGGGTTCGCCTTATATGCCCTTTTCGGTCAGCCCGGCGCTCATCGTCCTCGCCTCGCTCCTCTTCGGGATAGCGTGGCGGCGAAGGATGGGAGGCAAGAGATGA